The following are from one region of the Pocillopora verrucosa isolate sample1 chromosome 3, ASM3666991v2, whole genome shotgun sequence genome:
- the LOC131774472 gene encoding pentraxin-4-like: MVFPEPRSTENYAMKNPAIASDLSQLSLCFFIKLVQDHGDQIFVSYATKQKDNDMIIEIYPTQTDFYVGDELFRFTSKNLYDNTWQHVCLTWGNTQGVTKLYKDGQFTGQETNHATKNYTLKAGGSLVLGQDQDSVGGGFDRNQTLHGRLASVNMWDKVLSESDIAAQYTNCSVPHGSVINWSAFKNLTHGNVTVEEP; this comes from the exons ATGGTGTTTCCGGAGCCGCGTTCTACAGAAAATTACGCCATGAAGAATCCAGCCATAGCTTCAGATCTCAGCCAGTTGTCGCTGtgttttttcatcaaacttGTTCAAGACCATGGGGATCAGATTTTCGTCAGCTATGCCACTAAACAAAAGGACAATGACATGATTATCGAGATTTATCCAACACAAACAGATTTTTATGTTGGCGACGAGTTGTTCCG gtttacctCGAAAAATCTCTACGATAATACCTGGCAACACGTGTGTCTCACCTGGGGAAACACTCAGGGAGTAACGAAACTCTATAAAGATGGCCAATTTACCGGACAGGAAACGAATCATGCGACTAAGAATTATACACTTAAGGCTGGCGGCTCCCTGGTGCTTGGACAAGACCAAGACTCTGTCGGCGGAGGCTTTGATCGTAACCAAACTCTTCATGGCCGATTGGCAAGTGTCAACATGTGGGATAAAGTTCTGTCCGAAAGCGACATTGCCGCTCAGTACACAAATTGCAGCGTACCTCATGGTTCTGTTATTAACTGGTCTGCATTCAAAAATCTTACTCATGGCAATGTCACAGTTGAAGAGCCATGA